In the Magnolia sinica isolate HGM2019 chromosome 15, MsV1, whole genome shotgun sequence genome, one interval contains:
- the LOC131228085 gene encoding uncharacterized protein LOC131228085, whose translation MAWKLMEGNSLWATFFGAKYLPKFLNRNGEIKLEGSDLWKDIQHLMLPVIRNSRWLIGKENTCFWSQNWTSGGLLLGASFHPLSELEKTAQIKDFWTPSGTWNWELIDNFVTPPVVQAIVNSGISPSHRKDRFIRTLSPSGKVSFRSAWNLTRNHRPKQHWPMWVWNKFVPPKIAIFLWKVMHDVVLVDSVIQRLGISLASRPSRGWLKLNVDRSARGNPGEGGGGGICRDEHGSLIFAFHNKYGLVSNTVAEAQAMVDGIEICKDMELSNIEVETDSRTLHDAASNSLSSDTWNI comes from the exons aTGGCATGGAAACTCATGGAAGGGAACTCACTTTGGGCCACTTTCTTTGGAGCTAAATATCTTCCCAAGTTCCTTAACAGAAATGGTGAGATCAAGCTAGAGGGATCCGACCTTTGGAAAGATATACAACACCTCATGCTTCCCGTTATTCGTAACTCGAGATGGCTAATCGGTAAGGAAAACACTTGCTTCTGGTCCCAGAACTGGACCAGTGGTGGTCTACTATTGGGAGCTTCATTTCACCCTTTATCAGAGCTTGAGAAGACTGCCCAGATTAAAGATTTTTGGACTCCCTCTGGAACCTGGAACTGGGAGTTGATTGATAATTTTGTCACTCCCCCTGTTGTCCAAGCTATCGTCAATAGTGGTATTTCTCCTTCTCACAGAAAAGATCGCTTCATCCGGACATTGTCCCCTTCAGGTAAAGTTTCCTTCAGATCTGCCTGGAACCTTACGCGAAATCACCGCCCGAAACAGCATTGGCCTATGTGGGTTTGGAACAAATTCGTCCCTCCTAAGATAGCAATCTTTCTTTGGAAAGTAATGCATGATGTAGTCCTAGTGGACTCAGTCATCCAAAGACTTGGAATCAGTTTGGCGTCCAG GCCAAGTAGGGGATGGCTGAAACTGAATGTTGATAGGTCTGCTAGAGGTAACCCGGGGGAAGGTGGTGGCGGAGGTATTTGTAGGGACGAACATGGGTCGCTGATCTTCGCTTTCCACAACAAATATGGCCTAGTCTCTAATACCGTTGCGGAAGCTCAGGCAATGGTAGATGGCATAGAGATCTGTAAAGACATGGAGCTATCCAATATCGAAGTTGAAACTGATTCAAGAACCTTACATGATGCGGCTTCCAATTCTCTTTCTTCGGATACCTGGAACATCTAG
- the LOC131228086 gene encoding putative disease resistance protein RGA3 — protein sequence MDIESGIPPTLWLSYCHLPAHLKRCFAYCSVFLKDCKIEKDKLIKLWMAQNLIRPNRRRAVEDVGKDYFNHLVGCSLFESIEDDDVGVITFKMHDLVHDLAYFVAKGECGSLEIGKPGRHLSLILDDVVSYDLTPLFSVKKLCTLLLSAPAEVEAILDSLFHRLLHLRTLDLSGSFPQILSSSIGELSIRILEKVASVDEAREAELERTSHLRSFSLHWDVGPKPVFDGILTSCEMKMPKLGFEELGRLDAIFEGLRLPQMNLKELEIIYYPGSRFPSWIGNLFFAGLIRVTLSHCENCSQLPALAHLPSLRYLYISESDEKRELTVENDNKENVAMPSLINDYHAVPQVEEVAPPASSKPKDKVTQLSCHLPSLKDLVVDGQILSWPLPDLFGLKFLTVLNLPV from the exons ATGGACATCGAAAGTGGCATTCCACCGACACTTTGGTTGAGCTACTGCCATTTGCCTGCGCATTTGAAGCGATGCTTTGCATATTGCTCTGTATTCCTGAAAGACTGTAAGATAGAGAAAGATAAATTGATCAAGCTGTGGATGGCCCAAAATCTCATCCGACCCAACAGAAGGAGAGCGGTGGAAGATGTCGGCAAAGACTACTTCAATCATCTAGTAGGCTGCTCATTGTTTGAAAGTATAGAAGACGATGACGTTGGTGTCATCACCTTTAAGATGCATGATCTTGTGCATGATCTCGCTTATTTCGTCGCAAAAGGGGAATGTGGCAGTTTGGAGATTGGGAAGCCAGGCCGCCATCTATCATTGATTCTTGACGATGTCGTATCATATGATCTCACCCCATTATTCAGTGTGAAGAAATTGTGCACGCTCTTACTCTCTGCACCAGCCGAAGTCGAGGCCATCCTCGACAGTCTATTCCACCGTCTGCTTCATCTCAGGACGTTGGATCTAAGTGGCTCCTTTCCTCAAATATTGTCAAGTTCAATTG GGGAGCTGTCGATCAGGATCTTGGAGAAAGTAGCGAGCGTGGATGAGGCCAGAGAGGCAGAGTTAGAGAGGACATCCCACCTTCGTAGCTTCTCTTTACATTGGGATGTTGGTCCTAAGCCAGTGTTTGATGGTATATTAACAAGTTGTGAGATGAAGATGCCGAAGCTAGGTTTCGAAGAGTTGGGGAGGCTGGACGCCATATTCGAAGGGCTTCGACTACCTCAAATGAATTTGAAAGAGTTGGAAATAATCTATTATCCTGGTTCTAGGTTCCCTAGTTGGATTGGCAATCTGTTCTTCGCCGGCCTAATCAGGGTGACACTATCACATTGTGAAAATTGTAGCCAGCTGCCTGCCCTTGCGCATTTACCGTCTCTTCGATATCTCTATATATCGGAGAGTGATGAG AAGAGGGAGTTGACAGTGGAAAATGACAACAAGGAGAACGTCGCAATGCCGTCGCTAATCAATGATTATCATGCGGTGCCCCAAGTTGAAGAGGTTGCCCCACCAGCTTCCTCAAAGCCTAAGGATAAAGTGACCCAGCTATCATGTCATCTTCCATCACTCAAAGATTTGGTTGTCGATGGCCAAATCTTATCATGGCCATTGCCGGACCTCTTCGGTCTCAAGTTTTTAACGGTACTGAACCTTCCAGTTTGA
- the LOC131228084 gene encoding putative disease resistance protein RGA3, with translation MADSLVSMVMKKIRDALVSNVMKKLGEEVDSVGGAQAELEKISSTFESIQALLNDAEIIQFHNESMQLWLKKLKDVAYDVEDLLDEMIPWPEPESETNDGDDRQRMENQACRWLFSLFTCCGLEDWIRLAHESWTNGDDTDNRSIGDKRNFAQQIKEVSAKLDQIAADKSKFSFTEIHSFRGGSHPDKAEFQTSSLVDESKMLGRDRDKDKIISKLVSGSSSEEGGIHVISIVGVGGLGKTTLAQLIHNDKRVRSHFDVFPWVCVSDDFNVINLTKAIIEAAVGTSPPDSQLDSLQKQLIQTLQGKLFLIVLDDVWNDDSERWEKLMLSLQRGAPGSKILVTTRSEKVANTCMPSAYMHELKGLSYDDSWLLFRTRAFAGRKVEDCRALEKIGREIVKKCKGVPLSLKVIGSVMRSKMTTQDWKDILESQTWEIRDIAKGILPALLLSYYNLPVHLKQCFAYCSVYPKDHLMEKDTLVKLWLAQGFIKPDGKREMEAIGGEYFDELLAQSLFQKVGYSYEVSCTIHDLLHDLIQFITKNECCIFENGNTSSVLTIRHSSFIATRETSHIPTPLCHAKKLLTLLQTGQSEIDTIPDHLFQCARSLRAFDFRIKELPSSIGLLKHLRYLDLSCSEIVELPESVSSLSNMQTLKLNFCRKLQRLPSGMSAMVRLRHLEIEHTQELKHLPEGLGRISSLRTLSRFIVGGNGGCKIGELMRLDSLQGKLQIDHLERVGSVDEAKEAQLENKLQLRVLSLNMSPDDALEMSGNGEVERMENVLEALRPSLANLEELKIKGYIGSKFPTWIGDSSFSNLFSLRLIDCNKCTQLPGLGRLPSLKYLEIKAGLVKRVGSEFYGNSSGGDINRVAFLKLEELKFSDMYELEEWELRLEDREIMPSLHSLRIYDCWKLKALLTHLPKSLTSLDISGCGEISWPLPNLPSLKTFEIHNLENTTCLPYGWKQLESLETLTIAYCSKLRSLPDDLGQLKSLRSLQIIGCPELRSLPQGLWGLTCLQDLFISGNPMLADKCTRKYRSKASHIPNIWIDADRIE, from the exons ATGGCAGATTCGCTTGTTTCGATGGTTATGAAGAAAATTCGAGATGCACTTGTTTCAAATGTTATGAAGAAACTCGGGGAAGAGGTTGATTCGGTTGGTGGTGCCCAAGCAGAACTTGAAAAGATATCTTCTACGTTCGAATCCATTCAAGCACTTCTTAATGATGCAGAAATTATCCAATTTCACAACGAAAGCATGCAACTTTGGTTAAAAAAGCTCAAAGACGTGGCTTACGATGTGGAGGACTTGCTAGATGAGATGATTCCATGGCCAGAACCTGAATCAGAGACAAACGATGGTGATGATCGGCAGCGCATGGAAAACCAGGCATGTAGGTGGTTATTTTCACTCTTTACATGTTGCGGTCTAGAAGATTGGATAAGGTTGGCCCATGAATCATGGACCAACGGTGATGATACTGATAATCGCAGCATTGGAGATAAG CGAAATTTTGCGCAACAGATAAAAGAAGTAAGTGCGAAGCTGGATCAGATTGCAGCTGACAAAAGTAAGTTCAGTTTTACGGAGATTCACAGTTTCCGTGGAGGTAGTCATCCTGACAAGGCCGAGTTTCAAACTAGTTCGCTCGTAGATGAATCGAAGATGCTCGGGAGAGACAGAGACAAAGATAAAATAATAAGCAAGTTGGTCAGCGGGAGCAGTTCTGAGGAGGGAGGGATTCATGTCATTTCGATAGTAGGCGTTGGCGGGTTGGGCAAGACGACTCTTGCTCAATTGATCCACAATGATAAAAGGGTGAGGAGCCATTTCGATGTGTTTCCATGGGTTTGTGTTTCTGATGATTTTAATGTCATAAATCTTACAAAAGCAATTATAGAAGCAGCCGTAGGGACAAGTCCACCGGATTCTCAGCTAGACTCATTGCAAAAGCAGCTTATCCAAACATTACAGGGCAAGCTATTCTTGATTGTGCTTGATGATGTGTGGAACGATGATAGTGAGAGGTGGGAGAAATTAATGCTTTCCTTGCAAAGAGGTGCTCCTGGAAGTAAAATTTTGGTCACCACTCGCAGCGAGAAGGTTGCAAATACATGCATGCCGTCTGCCTACATGCATGAATTGAAAGGTTTATCCTATGATGATAGCTGGTTACTGTTCAGAACCAGAGCTTTCGCTGGGAGGAAAGTGGAAGATTGCCGGGCGTTGGAAAAGATCGGAAGAGAGATAGTGAAGAAGTGTAAAGGAGTGCCTCTTTCGTTAAAGGTAATTGGAAGCGTCATGCGTTCCAAGATGACCACACAAGATTGGAAGGACATCTTGGAAAGCCAAACATGGGAAATACGAGACATCGCGAAAGGTATCTTACCGGCTTTGTTGCTGAGCTATTATAATTTGCCTGTCCATTTGAAGCAGTGTTTTGCATATTGCTCAGTATATCCTAAGGATCATCTGATGGAGAAGGATACTTTGGTCAAGTTGTGGTTAGCTCAGGGTTTCATCAAGCCCGATGGAAAAAGAGAGATGGAAGCAATTGGAGGAGAGTACTTCGACGAATTACTGGCGCAGTCTTTGTTTCAAAAAGTGGGATATAGCTATGAAGTCAGCTGTACAATACATGATCTCCTTCACGATCTCATCCAATTCATTACAAAGAATGAATGTTGCATCTTTGAGAATGGAAACACCAGCTCCGTACTTACAATCCGTCATTCATCATTTATTGCCACCAGGGAAACCTCACACATTCCTACCCCTTTATGTCATGCAAAAAAATTGCTAACACTCCTCCAGACCGGACAGTCAGAAATTGATACCATCCCTGATCATTTATTCCAATGCGCCAGGTCCCTTAGGGCATTTGATTTCCGTATTAAAGAATTGCCAAGCTCAATTGGGTTGCTGAAGCATTTACGATATCTTGACTTATCTTGTTCAGAGATAGTTGAGTTGCCGGAATCAGTGAGTAGTCTCAGCAATATGCAGACCTTGAAGTTGAATTTTTGTAGAAAACTCCAGAGACTGCCAAGTGGGATGAGTGCAATGGTCCGCTTGAGACATCTAGAAATTGAACACACACAGGAACTAAAGCACTTACCGGAAGGGTTGGGGAGAATAAGTTCCCTTCGAACGTTGAGTAGGTTTATCGTTGGAGGCAATGGGGGATGTAAGATTGGAGAGCTGATGCGACTTGACTCTCTCCAAGGAAAGCTACAAATAGATCACTTGGAGAGAGTAGGGAGCGTGGATGAGGCTAAGGAAGCACAACTGGAGAACAAGTTACAACTTCGCGTATTGTCTCTAAATATGTCACCAGATGATGCTCTTGAAATGTCAggaaatggtgaggtggagaggaTGGAAAATGTACTTGAAGCCCTCCGGCCGTCCCTTGCAAACCTAGAAGAGCTGAAAATTAAGGGATACATTGGTTCCAAGTTCCCAACCTGGATAGGAGATTCATCTTTCTCAAATTTGTTCAGCTTGAGATTAATAGATTGCAATAAGTGTACACAGTTGCCTGGGCTAGGGAGACTACCTTCGCTTAAATACCTTGAAATAAAGGCAGGTCTTGTAAAACGGGTGGGAAGTGAGTTTTACGGGAATAGCAGTGGTGGGGACATAAACCGGGTGGCATTCCTAAAGCTGGAAGAGCTCAAGTTCAGTGACATGTATGAATTGGAGGagtgggagttgagattagaagaCAGAGAGATAATGCCATCTCTACACTCATTAAGAATTTACGACTGCTGGAAATTGAAGGCACTGCTGACACACCTCCCGAAAAGTCTAACGTCCCTCGACATCTCGGGATGTGGCGAGATTTCGTGGCCATTACCGAACCTCCCAAGCCTCAAGACGTTTGAGATCCATAATTTAGAGAACACGACGTGTCTCCCCTATGGATGGAAACAATTGGAGTCACTAGAGACTCTTACCATCGCGTATTGCTCTAAATTGAGGTCTCTTCCTGATGATTTGGGACAACTCAAGTCTCTTAGGAGTCTCCAGATCATCGGCTGCCCCGAGTTGCGGTCATTGCCTCAAGGGTTGTGGGGCCTTACCTGTCTCCAAGATTTATTCATCTCTGGCAATCCAATGCTGGCGGATAAATGCACAAGGAAGTATCGGAGCAAAGCGTCACACATCCCAAACATCTGGATTGACGCCGACAGAATCGAATGA